One Proteobacteria bacterium CG1_02_64_396 DNA segment encodes these proteins:
- a CDS encoding ATPase yields MYWLVALMSLSLLGMMALGVWLEFKPVTDRVKVPRWFRGTVAVNLLTFVAAEVGLLLFGVHDVMAAEPAVAGAAREISVGMGLALIGIGIPTALAAIGAGIAVGPVGAASLAVISEKPEMFGRSLIYLGLAEGIAIYGLVVTILLLGKIG; encoded by the coding sequence ATGTACTGGCTCGTTGCCCTGATGTCGCTCAGCCTGCTGGGGATGATGGCCCTGGGGGTTTGGCTCGAATTCAAACCGGTCACCGACCGGGTCAAGGTGCCCCGGTGGTTTCGCGGCACGGTGGCGGTCAATCTGCTCACCTTCGTCGCCGCCGAGGTGGGGCTGCTCCTCTTCGGGGTGCACGACGTGATGGCGGCTGAACCTGCGGTGGCCGGGGCGGCCCGAGAAATCTCGGTGGGGATGGGGCTGGCGTTGATCGGCATCGGCATCCCCACGGCGCTGGCCGCCATTGGAGCGGGGATCGCCGTGGGGCCGGTGGGGGCCGCCTCCTTGGCGGTCATCAGCGAAAAGCCCGAGATGTTTGGCCGCTCCCTGATCTACCTGGGTCTGGCCGAGGGGATCGCCATTTATGGCCTGGTTGTGACCATCCTTTTGCTGGGAAAAATCGGATGA